One Spirochaetaceae bacterium genomic window carries:
- the trpS gene encoding tryptophan--tRNA ligase, with protein sequence MNKTVITGIKPTGEVHIGNYLGAIKPAIELAKKYKASYFVADYHALNTEHNAENLRRQSLNVAATWLACGLNPDEVIFYRQSDVPETFELNTILTNFTAKGLLNRAHAYKAAVDNNRANHEADDHHINMGLYSYPVLMAADILLFDSNLVPVGHDQQQHVEIAADIAQSINHLYGKELFTVPEPYLTPEGQTIVGLDGRKMSKSYNNVIPLFAESKRLKKIINSIKTNSQEVHEPKEPEGCTIFTLYRLFAGESEVAGLASRYRAGGMGWGEAKAALYEVIEREFAAKRELFNNYIQNPHLVETHLQQGAVKARSLATNKLKQLRKAIGID encoded by the coding sequence ATGAACAAAACAGTTATTACCGGCATAAAACCTACCGGCGAAGTGCACATTGGCAACTACTTAGGGGCCATTAAACCAGCCATAGAGCTGGCCAAAAAGTACAAGGCCAGCTATTTTGTGGCCGATTATCACGCCCTTAATACAGAACACAACGCAGAGAATTTGCGCCGGCAATCGCTTAACGTGGCCGCCACTTGGCTGGCCTGCGGCCTTAACCCCGATGAGGTTATTTTTTACCGCCAAAGTGATGTGCCGGAAACCTTTGAGCTTAACACCATCTTAACTAACTTTACGGCCAAAGGCCTGTTAAACCGTGCGCATGCTTATAAAGCCGCCGTTGATAACAACCGGGCCAACCACGAAGCCGATGACCACCACATTAATATGGGGCTGTATAGTTATCCGGTTTTAATGGCCGCCGATATTTTACTTTTTGACAGCAACTTGGTACCGGTTGGCCACGACCAACAGCAGCATGTAGAAATTGCTGCCGATATTGCGCAAAGTATTAATCACCTTTATGGTAAAGAGTTATTTACCGTCCCAGAACCTTACTTAACGCCGGAAGGGCAAACTATTGTAGGGTTAGACGGCCGCAAAATGAGCAAAAGTTATAATAATGTAATCCCGTTATTTGCCGAAAGTAAACGTCTTAAAAAAATTATTAACAGTATTAAAACCAACAGTCAAGAGGTGCACGAACCTAAAGAACCGGAAGGCTGTACCATCTTTACTTTGTACCGTCTATTTGCCGGTGAAAGTGAGGTAGCCGGCTTGGCTAGCCGTTACCGGGCCGGCGGTATGGGTTGGGGCGAGGCTAAAGCGGCTTTATACGAAGTTATAGAGCGCGAATTTGCCGCTAAGCGCGAGCTTTTTAATAATTATATACAAAACCCTCACTTAGTAGAAACACACTTACAGCAAGGGGCCGTTAAAGCGCGCTCTTTAGCTACAAATAAACTAAAACAGCTACGCAAAGCCATTGGCATAGATTAA
- a CDS encoding glycogen/starch/alpha-glucan phosphorylase codes for MNKWIKDLENRIEYDYFKTLGKATNEQLQFAISRKALSELWRKWLATKNLLYRNKVKMAYYFSAEFLMGRWLGNTLINLGEEKVLSESLKTINIDYNTLEEVEADAGLGNGGLGRLAACFLDSMATHNLPVMGYGIRYRFGMFEQKIVNNEQIELPDNWLRNGDPVGVKRDDKAVKVKFGGHVKVSQNKNGDNIYSIEGAEEVVATPYDIPVIGYKTDTVLTLRLWQASSPDGFDLNLFQNEHYTKAVEKENRAEDISRVLYPGDSGPSGKTLRLRQQYFFVSASLQDIIVRYKEIWGNDIKKLPEAVSVQMNDTHPAIAVAELMRLLVDEEGLGWDEAWQITIKCCAYTNHTVLAEALEMWPIDIFAALMPHHYQIIEEINRRFLGYLRSEYPNNWHKQGSMSIIGDGKVKMAFLAIVGSHSVNGVAALHTQILKDKVLRDWYQLFPDKFNNKTNGVTQRRWLLKANPELASFISSKIGEGWITNLDELTKLKPLAAKDDVLSEFMQIKRRNKQKLANYILANNGVSVRLDSIFDVQVKRIHEYKRQLLAALYVIYLYRELKANPNLDIVPRTFIFSGKAASTYKQAKLIIKLINTLGAVINNDTSLNDKLKVVFLANYRVSLAEKIFPASDISEQISTAGYEASGTGNMKFMLNGAITLGTMDGANVEIVEEAGAENAFIFGLSSDEVTAVRASYSVGELLAKDAELAQILDMLVSGPLTVNGDFRELYNSLVHGVNGSPADYYMILKDFRSYVSAQKTVDSLFRNQDEWARRAFLNVASAGKFSSDRTVKEYASEIWNIKPFK; via the coding sequence ATGAATAAATGGATAAAAGACCTTGAAAATCGCATTGAGTACGACTACTTTAAAACTTTAGGTAAAGCTACTAACGAACAGCTACAATTTGCTATAAGCCGCAAAGCTTTAAGCGAATTATGGCGTAAATGGTTAGCTACTAAAAACTTGCTTTACCGTAATAAAGTAAAGATGGCCTACTATTTTTCTGCCGAATTTTTAATGGGCCGCTGGTTAGGTAACACCCTCATTAACTTGGGCGAAGAAAAGGTTTTAAGTGAATCCTTAAAGACTATTAACATCGATTATAACACCCTAGAAGAAGTAGAGGCCGATGCCGGGTTAGGTAACGGCGGGCTTGGCCGTTTGGCTGCCTGTTTTTTAGATAGTATGGCCACCCACAACTTACCGGTAATGGGTTACGGTATACGTTACCGTTTTGGTATGTTTGAGCAAAAAATTGTTAATAACGAGCAGATAGAATTGCCCGATAATTGGCTAAGAAACGGCGACCCCGTTGGTGTTAAACGCGATGACAAAGCCGTTAAAGTTAAATTTGGCGGCCATGTAAAAGTTAGTCAAAATAAAAACGGCGACAATATATACAGTATTGAAGGGGCCGAAGAAGTGGTAGCCACTCCCTACGATATACCTGTAATTGGCTACAAAACCGATACCGTGCTCACCTTAAGGTTATGGCAAGCCAGCAGCCCCGATGGCTTCGATTTAAATTTGTTTCAGAACGAACATTACACCAAGGCTGTAGAAAAAGAAAACCGAGCCGAAGATATTAGTCGCGTGCTTTATCCCGGCGATAGCGGCCCCAGCGGCAAAACTTTGCGCTTAAGACAGCAATACTTTTTTGTTTCGGCCTCGCTTCAAGATATAATTGTACGTTACAAAGAAATATGGGGTAACGATATTAAAAAACTACCCGAAGCCGTTAGCGTACAAATGAACGATACGCACCCCGCCATCGCCGTAGCCGAGCTTATGCGTTTGCTCGTAGATGAAGAAGGCTTAGGCTGGGACGAAGCGTGGCAAATAACCATTAAATGCTGCGCCTACACCAACCACACCGTGTTGGCCGAAGCCTTAGAGATGTGGCCTATCGATATTTTTGCCGCTTTAATGCCGCACCACTATCAAATTATCGAAGAAATTAACCGCCGCTTTTTAGGTTATTTGCGCAGCGAATACCCTAATAATTGGCACAAGCAAGGCAGTATGTCCATCATTGGTGATGGTAAAGTTAAAATGGCTTTTTTAGCCATTGTGGGCAGCCATAGCGTTAATGGCGTAGCGGCTTTGCACACTCAAATTTTAAAAGATAAAGTTTTGCGCGATTGGTATCAGCTTTTCCCCGATAAATTTAATAACAAAACCAATGGCGTTACCCAACGCCGCTGGCTGCTTAAAGCCAACCCCGAGCTGGCAAGTTTTATTAGCAGTAAAATAGGTGAAGGCTGGATAACCAACCTTGACGAATTAACCAAATTAAAACCTTTAGCCGCTAAAGATGATGTGCTAAGCGAATTTATGCAAATAAAACGCCGTAACAAACAAAAATTAGCTAATTATATTTTAGCTAATAACGGTGTAAGTGTTAGACTAGATTCTATCTTTGATGTACAAGTTAAACGTATACACGAATATAAACGTCAATTATTAGCGGCTTTGTATGTTATTTATCTGTACCGCGAGCTAAAGGCTAACCCTAACCTAGATATAGTGCCGCGCACCTTTATTTTTAGCGGGAAGGCAGCCAGTACCTACAAACAAGCTAAACTTATTATTAAATTAATTAACACTTTAGGTGCGGTTATTAATAATGATACCAGCTTGAATGATAAACTTAAAGTTGTCTTTTTGGCTAATTACCGAGTGAGTTTGGCCGAAAAAATCTTCCCCGCCAGCGATATTAGCGAGCAAATCTCCACCGCTGGCTATGAGGCCAGCGGTACCGGTAACATGAAGTTTATGCTAAACGGCGCCATTACTTTAGGCACAATGGACGGCGCTAATGTAGAAATTGTGGAAGAAGCCGGCGCCGAAAATGCCTTTATCTTTGGCCTTTCGTCCGATGAAGTAACGGCGGTACGAGCCAGCTACTCGGTAGGCGAGCTGCTGGCTAAAGATGCCGAGCTGGCGCAAATCCTTGATATGCTGGTGAGCGGCCCTTTAACCGTTAATGGCGATTTTAGGGAGCTTTACAACAGCTTAGTGCATGGCGTTAATGGCAGCCCGGCCGACTATTATATGATATTAAAAGATTTTAGAAGCTATGTTAGCGCCCAAAAAACGGTGGATAGCCTGTTCCGTAACCAAGACGAATGGGCGCGCCGGGCCTTTTTAAATGTGGCTAGCGCCGGTAAATTTAGTAGCGACCGTACAGTTAAGGAATATGCCAGCGAAATTTGGAATATAAAACCATTTAAGTAA
- a CDS encoding TetR/AcrR family transcriptional regulator → MPRIIDHSERRELILKEALNIFNELGVKDTTLALIAERSGINRPILYQYFTDKGDIFHYAVKNVTDKMYEDYKQIVAGPAAKEEQLLTILDSLFTTMLNEKSLLGAIVHYYFELCSSGNEKKFKYYAKRRTIKFKRLIYSVLINGEKQGEFVKNASKQLNFLFTIGQTSLLQIALFKTNAEECQNIIRLAIKNIKVN, encoded by the coding sequence ATGCCGCGAATTATTGACCACAGCGAAAGAAGAGAGCTTATCTTAAAAGAGGCTCTTAATATCTTTAACGAATTAGGTGTAAAAGACACCACCTTAGCCCTTATTGCCGAACGTTCGGGCATTAATCGTCCTATTTTGTACCAATATTTTACCGATAAAGGTGATATTTTTCATTATGCCGTTAAAAATGTAACCGATAAAATGTACGAAGATTATAAACAAATTGTCGCCGGCCCTGCCGCTAAAGAAGAGCAGCTGCTTACCATTTTAGATAGCTTGTTTACCACGATGCTTAACGAAAAATCGCTGCTGGGGGCTATTGTACATTATTATTTTGAGCTATGTAGCAGCGGTAACGAAAAAAAATTTAAATATTACGCCAAACGCCGTACCATTAAATTTAAACGCTTAATTTACTCTGTTTTAATTAACGGTGAAAAGCAAGGCGAATTTGTTAAAAACGCCAGCAAGCAGCTTAACTTTTTATTTACCATCGGGCAAACCAGCCTTTTGCAGATAGCCCTTTTTAAAACCAACGCCGAAGAATGTCAAAATATTATCCGGTTAGCCATTAAAAATATAAAGGTAAATTAA
- a CDS encoding LysM peptidoglycan-binding domain-containing protein, producing MKLLLLFALICMASFNAQAQLQHRLERGETLFSLSRRFNVSVADIMQSNNLTRVDNLPVGLLLTIPQNQNNNNQTVPGNSTLPATYLVNRGDTYFSIARNFNITVTELLALLGRTASTPLRAGEVLHFNRQNNQPHNTAALSPPITPPVTPNQQPAVPPVTTAVPPPITVTPPPNNNNNNNNTPATTRPNATLPVVNGLTWPASGPVSPNNGVQGGVRIAVNGQSPILSLVAGTVMYTGIYRELGHVVLILHHDTNYFYVYSGFDTVLVSIGDNVQSGTILGNTSRSRDIFFSVFNNGVFIDPHLAPRA from the coding sequence ATGAAATTGCTATTACTTTTTGCCCTTATTTGTATGGCTAGTTTTAATGCACAGGCTCAATTACAGCACCGTTTAGAGAGGGGAGAAACTTTATTTAGCTTATCCCGCCGTTTTAATGTCTCTGTAGCCGATATAATGCAAAGCAATAATCTTACTAGGGTAGATAATTTACCTGTGGGTTTATTATTAACTATTCCACAAAATCAAAATAATAACAATCAGACTGTACCCGGTAACTCTACCTTGCCGGCTACTTACTTAGTTAATAGGGGCGATACCTACTTTAGCATAGCCCGTAACTTTAACATTACAGTAACCGAGCTACTGGCTTTACTTGGCCGTACGGCCAGTACTCCTTTACGTGCCGGTGAGGTATTACATTTTAACCGGCAAAATAACCAACCTCATAATACCGCCGCTTTATCACCGCCGATAACTCCGCCGGTTACCCCTAACCAACAACCGGCCGTACCACCGGTTACCACCGCCGTGCCGCCGCCCATTACGGTAACGCCACCGCCTAATAATAATAATAATAATAATAATACTCCGGCTACTACTAGGCCCAATGCCACTTTGCCGGTAGTTAATGGCTTAACTTGGCCGGCCAGCGGGCCGGTTTCGCCCAATAACGGCGTGCAAGGCGGGGTGCGCATTGCCGTTAACGGCCAAAGCCCTATCCTGTCTTTGGTGGCGGGTACGGTTATGTACACCGGCATTTACCGCGAACTAGGCCATGTAGTGCTTATTTTACACCATGACACCAATTATTTTTATGTTTACAGCGGTTTTGATACCGTACTTGTTAGCATAGGCGATAACGTACAAAGCGGCACCATACTTGGTAATACCTCGCGTAGCAGAGATATATTTTTTTCGGTCTTTAACAACGGGGTTTTTATCGACCCGCATTTAGCCCCTCGCGCTTAG